Proteins encoded together in one Mycobacterium sp. MS1601 window:
- the aceE gene encoding pyruvate dehydrogenase (acetyl-transferring), homodimeric type, whose amino-acid sequence MTTEFVRQDLAKNSGTAGEPDRVRVIREGVASYLPDIDPEETGEWLESFDDLLSRSGPARARYLMLRLLERASEQRVAIPALTSTDYVNTIPTELEPWFPGDEDVERRYRAWIRWNAAIMVHRAQRPGVGVGGHISTYASSAALYEVGFNHFFRGKAHPGGGDQVFIQGHASPGVYARAFLEGRLTADQMDGFRQEHSHPGGGLPSYPHPRLMPDFWEFPTVSMGLGPMNAIYQARFNHYLGDRGIKDTSDQHVWAFLGDGEMDEPESRGLIQVAANEGLDNLTFVVNCNLQRLDGPVRGNGKIIQELESFFRGAGWNVIKVVWGREWDALLHADRDGALVNLMNTTPDGDYQTYKANDGGYVRDHFFGRDPRTKALVEPMTDAEIWNLKRGGHDYRKVYAAYRAAMEHKGQPTVILAKTIKGYTLGKHFEGRNATHQMKKLALQDLKDFRDAQRIPVTDSQLEENPYLPPYYHPGSDAPEIRYMLDRRRALGGFLPERRTKTKALTLPGRDTYKALKKGSGTQEVATTMATVRTFKELLRDKNIGNRIVPIIPDEARTFGMDSWFPTLKIYNRNGQLYTAVDAELMLAYKESEIGQILHEGINEAGSTSSFTAVATSYATHNEPMIPIYIFYSMFGFQRTGDGFWAAADQMARGFVLGATAGRTTLTGEGLQHADGHSLLLASTNPAVVAYDPAFAYEIAYIVEDGLRRMYGENPENIFYYMTIYNEPYVQPKEPENFDPEGLLKGIYKFRASPEKRSSSAQILASGVAMPEAVRAADMLAEKWDVAADVWSVTSWGELNRDGVAVEKEKLRHPERPAGEAYVTKALADAVGPVIAVSDWMRGVPELIRPWVPGTYLTLGTDGFGFSDTRPAARRYFNTDAESVVVAVLEALARDGEIDPSVAVAAAKEYKIDDVLAAGVSFKDTGSA is encoded by the coding sequence TTGACAACCGAGTTCGTGCGCCAAGACCTGGCCAAAAACTCCGGCACCGCAGGCGAACCCGATCGTGTACGTGTGATTCGGGAAGGCGTTGCGTCTTACCTGCCTGACATCGACCCCGAAGAGACCGGCGAATGGCTGGAATCCTTCGACGATCTGTTGTCGCGGTCCGGTCCTGCGCGTGCCCGCTATCTGATGCTGCGACTGCTGGAACGCGCCAGTGAACAACGGGTCGCGATCCCCGCGCTGACCTCGACTGATTATGTCAACACCATTCCTACCGAGCTGGAGCCCTGGTTCCCCGGCGACGAGGACGTGGAACGTCGCTACCGCGCCTGGATCCGCTGGAACGCCGCCATCATGGTGCACCGCGCGCAGCGCCCCGGCGTCGGCGTCGGCGGGCACATCTCCACCTACGCGTCGTCGGCGGCGCTCTACGAGGTGGGCTTCAACCACTTCTTCCGCGGCAAGGCCCATCCCGGCGGTGGCGACCAGGTGTTCATCCAGGGCCACGCCTCCCCCGGGGTCTACGCCCGCGCCTTCCTCGAGGGCCGGCTGACCGCCGACCAGATGGACGGCTTCCGCCAGGAGCACAGCCACCCCGGCGGCGGCCTGCCGTCCTACCCGCACCCGCGCCTGATGCCCGACTTCTGGGAGTTCCCCACGGTCTCGATGGGCCTGGGACCGATGAACGCGATCTACCAGGCGCGCTTCAACCACTACCTCGGTGACCGCGGCATCAAGGACACCTCCGATCAGCACGTGTGGGCATTCCTCGGCGACGGCGAAATGGACGAGCCGGAAAGCCGCGGCCTGATCCAGGTGGCAGCCAACGAGGGCTTGGACAACCTCACCTTCGTGGTGAACTGCAACCTGCAGCGCCTCGACGGCCCGGTACGGGGCAACGGCAAGATCATCCAGGAGTTGGAGTCGTTCTTCCGCGGTGCCGGCTGGAACGTCATCAAGGTGGTGTGGGGCCGCGAATGGGATGCGCTGCTGCACGCCGACCGCGACGGCGCGTTGGTGAACCTGATGAACACCACGCCCGACGGTGACTACCAGACCTACAAGGCCAACGACGGCGGCTACGTTCGCGACCACTTCTTCGGCCGCGACCCGCGCACCAAGGCCCTGGTGGAGCCGATGACCGACGCCGAGATCTGGAACCTCAAACGCGGTGGCCACGACTACCGCAAGGTGTACGCCGCCTACCGCGCCGCGATGGAACACAAGGGTCAGCCGACGGTCATCCTCGCCAAGACCATCAAGGGCTACACCCTGGGTAAGCACTTCGAAGGCCGCAACGCCACGCACCAGATGAAAAAGCTTGCGCTGCAAGACCTCAAGGACTTCCGCGACGCCCAGCGCATCCCGGTCACCGACAGCCAGCTCGAAGAGAACCCCTACCTGCCGCCGTACTACCACCCGGGCTCCGACGCCCCGGAGATCCGCTACATGCTGGACCGTCGCCGGGCCCTCGGTGGGTTCCTGCCGGAGCGGCGTACCAAGACCAAGGCGCTGACCCTGCCTGGCCGTGACACCTACAAGGCGCTGAAGAAGGGCTCGGGCACCCAGGAGGTCGCCACCACCATGGCGACGGTGCGCACCTTCAAGGAATTGCTGCGAGACAAGAACATCGGCAATCGGATAGTCCCGATCATTCCCGACGAGGCCCGCACCTTCGGCATGGACTCGTGGTTCCCGACGCTGAAGATCTACAACCGCAACGGGCAGCTGTACACCGCCGTGGACGCCGAACTGATGCTCGCCTACAAGGAGAGCGAGATCGGCCAGATCCTGCACGAGGGCATCAACGAGGCCGGGTCCACGTCGTCGTTCACCGCCGTGGCCACTTCCTACGCCACCCACAACGAGCCGATGATCCCGATCTACATCTTCTATTCGATGTTCGGGTTCCAGCGCACCGGTGACGGGTTCTGGGCAGCAGCCGACCAGATGGCGCGCGGCTTCGTGCTCGGCGCCACCGCCGGACGCACGACGCTGACGGGCGAGGGTCTGCAGCACGCCGACGGGCACTCGCTGCTGTTGGCGTCCACCAACCCCGCGGTGGTGGCGTACGACCCGGCGTTCGCCTACGAGATCGCCTACATCGTCGAAGACGGGCTGCGCCGGATGTACGGCGAGAACCCGGAGAACATCTTCTACTACATGACGATCTACAACGAGCCGTACGTGCAGCCCAAGGAGCCGGAAAACTTCGATCCCGAAGGCCTGCTGAAGGGCATCTACAAGTTCCGTGCATCGCCGGAGAAGCGCAGCAGCAGCGCGCAGATCCTGGCCTCGGGCGTCGCTATGCCGGAGGCGGTGCGTGCCGCCGACATGCTGGCCGAGAAGTGGGATGTGGCCGCCGACGTCTGGTCGGTGACCAGCTGGGGTGAGCTGAACCGCGACGGCGTGGCGGTCGAGAAGGAGAAGTTGCGCCATCCGGAACGGCCTGCAGGCGAGGCGTACGTGACCAAGGCGCTGGCCGACGCGGTCGGCCCGGTGATCGCGGTGTCCGACTGGATGCGCGGCGTGCCGGAGCTGATCCGGCCCTGGGTGCCGGGCACCTACCTCACCCTGGGCACCGACGGGTTCGGGTTCTCCGACACCCGGCCGGCGGCGCGGCGCTACTTCAACACCGATGCCGAGTCCGTGGTGGTGGCGGTCCTGGAGGCCCTGGCCCGCGACGGCGAGATCGATCCGTCGGTGGCCGTGGCCGCCGCCAAGGAGTACAAGATCGACGACGTGCTGGCCGCCGGGGTGTCGTTCAAGGACACCGGCAGCGCGTAG
- the acpM gene encoding meromycolate extension acyl carrier protein AcpM, with product MAANEAEIIAGLAEIIEEVTGIEPSEVTPEKSFVDDLDIDSLSMVEIAVQTEDKYGVKIPDEDLAGLRTVGDVVSYIQKLEEENPEAAAALREKFSAE from the coding sequence GTGGCCGCCAACGAGGCAGAAATCATCGCCGGACTCGCCGAGATCATCGAAGAGGTCACCGGCATCGAGCCGTCCGAGGTCACCCCGGAGAAGTCCTTCGTCGACGACCTCGACATCGACTCGCTGTCGATGGTGGAGATCGCGGTGCAGACCGAGGACAAGTACGGCGTGAAGATCCCCGACGAGGACCTCGCCGGTCTGCGCACCGTTGGTGACGTCGTGTCCTACATCCAGAAGCTGGAAGAAGAGAACCCCGAGGCGGCTGCCGCCCTGCGCGAGAAGTTCTCGGCAGAATGA
- a CDS encoding PucR family transcriptional regulator, which produces MVDNPFSEPRSPLEILESVPESLRRRLKQYSGRLATETVQAMQERLPFFAELEASQRASVQLVVQTAVVNFAEWLNEPSSDVGYTAEAFALVPQDLTRHVALRQTVDMVRVTMEFLEELVPMLGRNDEQTKALTVGILRYSRNLAFAAASAYAVAAESRGAWDSRMEASVVDSVVRGDTGPELLSRAAALNWDTTAPATVVVGTPPPGRVELASEDIRLIANRHGRAALTDVHGTWLIAIVSGHLSATDRFLADLMNAFSDGPVVVGPTAPMLTAAYHSANEAISGMNAVVGWSGAPRPVAARELLPERALQGDQSAIAALHTDVMRPLADAGPALTETLDAYLDSGGAIEACARTLFVHPNTVRYRLKRIADFTGRDPTTPRDAYVLRVATTVGKLTNQLQSSSTSNISMIPVTAMASSPPGVTGVP; this is translated from the coding sequence GTGGTCGACAATCCGTTCTCTGAACCGCGCTCGCCGCTCGAGATCCTCGAGAGCGTGCCGGAATCGCTGCGGCGGCGCCTGAAGCAGTACTCCGGCCGGCTGGCCACCGAAACTGTCCAGGCCATGCAGGAACGGCTGCCGTTCTTCGCCGAACTCGAGGCCTCGCAGCGGGCCAGCGTCCAGTTGGTCGTACAGACCGCAGTGGTCAACTTCGCCGAGTGGCTGAATGAGCCGTCCAGCGATGTCGGCTATACCGCTGAGGCGTTCGCCCTGGTACCTCAGGATCTGACCCGGCACGTCGCGCTGCGCCAGACCGTCGACATGGTCCGGGTCACCATGGAGTTCCTCGAAGAGCTGGTGCCGATGCTGGGCCGCAACGACGAGCAGACCAAGGCGCTGACGGTGGGCATCCTGCGCTACAGCCGGAACCTGGCGTTCGCGGCGGCCTCGGCGTACGCCGTGGCCGCCGAGTCTCGTGGCGCGTGGGACTCCCGTATGGAGGCCAGCGTCGTCGACTCCGTGGTGCGCGGCGACACCGGACCCGAACTGCTGTCCCGGGCCGCCGCCCTGAACTGGGACACCACCGCGCCGGCCACCGTTGTCGTCGGCACTCCCCCGCCCGGGCGCGTCGAACTCGCCAGCGAGGACATTCGGCTCATCGCCAACCGCCATGGCCGCGCGGCGCTGACGGACGTGCACGGCACCTGGCTCATCGCCATCGTCTCTGGCCACCTGTCGGCCACCGACCGATTTCTGGCGGATCTGATGAACGCGTTCTCCGACGGGCCGGTGGTGGTGGGCCCGACTGCCCCGATGCTGACGGCCGCGTATCACAGTGCCAATGAGGCGATCTCGGGCATGAACGCCGTAGTCGGCTGGTCGGGAGCACCCCGCCCGGTGGCGGCCCGAGAACTGCTGCCGGAGCGGGCTCTGCAGGGTGATCAGTCCGCGATCGCAGCCCTGCACACCGACGTGATGCGGCCCCTGGCCGACGCGGGTCCAGCACTCACCGAGACCCTCGACGCCTATCTGGATTCCGGCGGCGCCATCGAGGCCTGCGCCCGCACGTTGTTCGTTCATCCAAATACGGTGCGATACCGCCTCAAGCGCATCGCCGATTTCACCGGCCGCGATCCGACCACTCCACGCGACGCGTACGTGCTGCGGGTGGCGACTACCGTCGGCAAGCTGACGAATCAACTGCAATCATCGAGCACCTCAAACATCTCTATGATCCCAGTCACAGCAATGGCCTCATCTCCCCCTGGAGTCACAGGAGTTCCGTAA
- a CDS encoding acyl-CoA carboxylase subunit beta — protein sequence MTTVDNRLAPDRVNESLDPRDPLLRLSTFFDDGSVELLHERDRSGVLAAAGTVNGVRTVAFCTDGTVMGGAMGVEGCAHIVNAYDTAIEEQSPIVGIWHSGGARLAEGVKALHAVGLVFEAMIRASGYIPQISIVVGFAAGGAAYGPALTDVIIMAPESKVFVTGPDVVRSVTGEDVDMVSLGGPEAHHKKSGVCHIVADDELDSYERGRRLVGLFCQQGHFDRTKAEAQDTDLKALLPESARRAYEVRPLISALLDEGVPFEEFQSRWAPSIVTGLGRLAGRSVGVIANNPLRLGGCLNSESAEKSARFVRLCDAFGIPLVVIVDVPGYLPGVDQEWGGVVRRGAKLLHAFGEATVPRVTLVTRKIYGGAYIAMNSRSLGATKVFAWPDAEVAVMGAKAAVGILHKKKLAAAAPEERDALHEELALEHERIAGGVDSAIEIGVVDEKIDPAHTRSVLTQALAEAPSRRGRHKNIPL from the coding sequence ATGACGACTGTGGACAACCGGCTGGCGCCGGATCGCGTCAACGAGTCGCTCGACCCCCGCGATCCGCTGCTGCGGCTGAGCACCTTCTTCGATGACGGCAGCGTGGAACTGCTGCACGAGCGCGACCGCTCCGGCGTCCTGGCCGCGGCAGGCACCGTCAACGGTGTGCGTACCGTGGCGTTCTGCACCGACGGCACCGTCATGGGTGGCGCGATGGGTGTCGAAGGTTGCGCCCACATCGTCAACGCCTATGACACCGCCATCGAGGAGCAGAGCCCGATCGTCGGCATCTGGCACTCGGGCGGCGCCCGGCTGGCTGAGGGCGTCAAGGCCCTGCACGCCGTGGGCTTGGTCTTCGAGGCCATGATCCGCGCCTCGGGCTACATCCCGCAGATCTCGATCGTCGTCGGATTCGCCGCAGGTGGTGCGGCCTACGGCCCCGCCTTGACCGACGTCATCATCATGGCGCCCGAGTCCAAGGTGTTCGTCACCGGCCCGGACGTGGTGCGCAGTGTCACCGGCGAGGACGTCGACATGGTGTCTCTGGGTGGTCCCGAGGCTCACCACAAGAAGTCCGGTGTGTGCCACATCGTCGCCGACGATGAGCTCGACTCGTATGAGCGCGGCCGTCGTCTTGTCGGATTGTTCTGCCAGCAGGGGCATTTCGACCGCACCAAGGCCGAGGCCCAGGACACCGACCTCAAGGCACTGCTGCCCGAGTCAGCCCGACGCGCCTACGAGGTGCGTCCGCTGATCAGCGCGCTGCTCGACGAGGGTGTTCCGTTCGAGGAGTTCCAGTCCCGCTGGGCCCCCTCCATCGTCACCGGCCTCGGCAGGCTGGCCGGACGCAGCGTCGGTGTGATCGCCAACAACCCACTGCGCCTGGGCGGCTGCCTGAACTCCGAAAGCGCCGAGAAGTCAGCACGTTTTGTCCGGCTGTGCGACGCGTTCGGCATCCCGCTGGTGGTCATCGTCGACGTGCCCGGCTACCTGCCAGGGGTGGATCAGGAGTGGGGCGGCGTGGTGCGCCGCGGCGCCAAGCTACTGCACGCTTTCGGTGAGGCCACCGTCCCGCGCGTCACGCTGGTGACTCGCAAGATCTACGGTGGTGCCTACATCGCCATGAACAGCCGTTCGCTCGGCGCCACCAAGGTGTTCGCGTGGCCGGACGCCGAGGTGGCCGTCATGGGCGCCAAGGCCGCCGTCGGCATCCTGCACAAGAAGAAGCTGGCCGCCGCTGCTCCGGAAGAACGCGACGCCCTGCACGAGGAATTGGCGCTCGAGCACGAGCGGATCGCCGGTGGCGTGGACTCGGCCATCGAGATCGGTGTGGTGGACGAGAAGATCGACCCCGCCCACACGCGCAGTGTGCTGACGCAGGCACTCGCCGAAGCGCCGTCCCGCCGCGGTCGACACAAGAACATCCCGCTGTGA
- the kasB gene encoding 3-oxoacyl-ACP synthase KasB encodes MATLSTGNGFPDVVVTGIAMTTAVATDAESTWKALLDGRSGIRKLDDPFVEQFDLPVRIGGHLLEDFDSELTRVELRRLSYLQKMSTVLSRRLWDNAGSPDVDPRRLMVSIGTGIGSSEELVFAYDGMKAKGMRAVSPLAVQMYMPNAAAAAVGLERKARAGVSTVISACASGSEGIANAWRTIVMGEADMAICGGVETRIEAVPIAGFAQMRIVLSNTNDDPEGACRPFDKDRNGFVFGEAGALMLIETEEHAKARGANILARIMGASITSDGYHIVAPDPNGEQAGYAMTRAIQLAGLQPTDIDHVNAHATGTSVGDVAEGKAINNALGGHRPAVYAPKSALGHSVGAVGAVESILTVLALRDGVIPPTLNLTNLDPEIDLDVVSGAPRTGNFQYAVNNSFGFGGHNVALAFGKY; translated from the coding sequence ATGGCAACTCTGAGCACCGGGAATGGGTTTCCCGACGTCGTCGTCACCGGTATCGCGATGACGACCGCGGTGGCGACCGACGCTGAGTCGACATGGAAAGCCTTGCTGGATGGCCGAAGTGGCATCCGCAAGCTCGACGACCCGTTTGTCGAGCAATTCGACCTGCCGGTGCGCATCGGCGGTCATCTTCTCGAGGATTTCGACAGTGAGCTGACGCGAGTCGAGCTGCGCCGACTTTCCTACCTGCAGAAGATGTCCACGGTGCTCAGCCGTCGGTTATGGGACAACGCCGGCTCACCCGACGTCGACCCCAGGCGGCTGATGGTGTCCATTGGGACTGGCATCGGCTCCAGTGAAGAGCTCGTGTTCGCCTACGACGGCATGAAAGCCAAAGGCATGCGGGCCGTCTCCCCCCTGGCAGTCCAGATGTACATGCCCAACGCGGCTGCGGCCGCCGTTGGGCTGGAGCGGAAAGCGCGGGCCGGGGTCAGCACTGTGATCTCGGCCTGCGCTTCCGGTTCCGAAGGCATCGCGAACGCGTGGCGCACCATCGTCATGGGTGAGGCCGACATGGCGATCTGCGGTGGGGTCGAAACCCGCATCGAAGCGGTCCCCATCGCCGGCTTCGCCCAGATGCGCATCGTGCTGTCGAACACCAACGATGACCCCGAAGGCGCCTGCCGCCCCTTCGACAAAGACCGCAACGGCTTCGTGTTCGGCGAAGCCGGCGCGTTGATGTTGATCGAAACCGAAGAACACGCCAAGGCGCGCGGCGCCAACATCCTGGCTCGCATCATGGGAGCCAGCATCACCTCGGATGGGTACCACATCGTGGCGCCCGACCCGAACGGTGAACAAGCCGGTTACGCAATGACCAGGGCCATTCAGCTGGCCGGGCTACAGCCCACTGACATCGACCATGTCAATGCGCACGCCACAGGGACCTCCGTCGGCGACGTCGCCGAAGGAAAAGCCATCAACAACGCACTCGGCGGTCACCGCCCCGCGGTGTACGCCCCCAAGTCTGCGCTCGGCCATTCGGTCGGCGCAGTCGGCGCCGTCGAGTCCATTCTGACCGTGCTCGCGCTGCGAGATGGGGTCATCCCGCCCACACTGAACCTGACGAACCTTGATCCCGAGATAGATCTCGATGTGGTATCAGGGGCCCCGCGTACCGGAAATTTCCAGTATGCGGTGAACAATTCATTTGGTTTTGGTGGGCACAACGTCGCACTTGCCTTCGGCAAGTACTGA
- a CDS encoding ACP S-malonyltransferase, translating into MLSPWLELPGAAERLASWSEISGLDLVALGTTATAEEITDTAVTQPLVVAATLLAHEELRKRGLFAEHDLVIAGHSVGEIAAYAIAGVISADDAVALAATRGAEMAKACADTPTGMSAILGGEEADVLAALEDLELVPANRNAAGQIVAAGRLEALAKLAENPPAKARVRQLATAGAFHTHFMASALDGYAAAAAKVSTSEFTGTLLSNADGQPVASPADAMEKLVAQLTKPVRWDLCTSTMRDRNIAAIVEFPPAGTLVGIAKRELRGTPTHAVKTPADLDKLTEL; encoded by the coding sequence ATGTTGTCCCCGTGGCTCGAACTGCCCGGCGCTGCCGAGCGGCTGGCGTCCTGGTCTGAGATCAGCGGCCTCGACCTCGTTGCCCTCGGCACCACTGCCACAGCCGAAGAGATCACCGACACCGCGGTCACCCAGCCCCTGGTCGTCGCCGCCACGCTGCTGGCTCACGAGGAGCTACGCAAGCGCGGGCTGTTCGCCGAGCACGATCTGGTGATCGCAGGTCACTCAGTCGGTGAGATCGCCGCCTACGCCATCGCGGGCGTCATCTCGGCCGACGACGCGGTGGCCCTGGCCGCCACCCGTGGCGCCGAGATGGCCAAGGCGTGCGCCGACACCCCGACCGGCATGTCCGCCATCCTGGGCGGCGAGGAGGCCGACGTCCTGGCTGCCCTCGAGGATCTGGAACTGGTGCCCGCCAACCGCAACGCCGCCGGCCAGATCGTGGCCGCCGGGCGGCTCGAAGCGCTGGCCAAGCTCGCCGAGAACCCGCCCGCCAAAGCCCGGGTGCGGCAGCTGGCCACCGCAGGGGCATTCCACACCCACTTCATGGCCTCGGCACTGGACGGCTACGCCGCGGCGGCCGCCAAGGTGTCGACCTCTGAGTTCACGGGCACCCTGTTGTCCAACGCCGACGGCCAGCCCGTCGCCTCCCCCGCTGACGCCATGGAGAAGCTCGTGGCCCAGCTGACCAAGCCGGTGCGCTGGGACCTGTGCACCTCCACCATGCGGGACCGCAACATCGCGGCGATCGTCGAGTTCCCGCCCGCGGGCACCCTCGTCGGTATCGCCAAACGTGAACTTCGGGGGACGCCGACGCACGCCGTCAAGACCCCCGCAGACCTGGACAAGCTCACCGAGCTCTGA
- the kasA gene encoding 3-oxoacyl-ACP synthase KasA, translated as MSRPSTANGGFPSVVVTAVEATTALAADIESTWKGLLAGESGIRELTDDFVTKWDLPVRIGGHLVEDMDSHLTRIELRRNSYVQRMSLVLARRLWENSGKPEVDPDRFAVVIGTGLGGGEKIVETYDAMNEGGIRKVSPLAVQMVMPNGAAAVAGLELGARAGVITPVSACSSGSEAIAHGWRQIVMGDADFAVVGGVEGTIEALPIAAFSMMRAMSTRNDDPTGASRPFDKDRDGFVFGEAGAMMIIETEEHALARGAKPLARLMGAGITSDAFHMVAPAENGMRAAAAMKRAMETAGLDPKDIDHINAHGTATPIGDTAEATAIRVAGCEQAAVYAPKSSLGHSIGAVGALESILTVLALRDGVIPPTLNYETPDPAIDLDVVAGEPRYGEYQYAINNSFGFGGHNVALAFGKY; from the coding sequence ATGAGCCGGCCTTCCACTGCTAACGGCGGTTTCCCCAGCGTTGTCGTGACCGCCGTTGAGGCCACCACGGCGCTCGCCGCGGACATCGAGAGCACGTGGAAGGGTCTGCTGGCCGGCGAAAGCGGCATCCGCGAGCTCACCGACGACTTCGTGACCAAGTGGGATCTTCCGGTGCGCATCGGTGGCCACCTCGTCGAGGACATGGACAGCCACCTCACCCGCATCGAACTCCGCCGCAATTCCTACGTGCAGCGCATGTCGCTGGTGCTGGCTCGCCGGCTGTGGGAGAACTCGGGTAAGCCCGAGGTCGACCCCGACCGGTTCGCGGTTGTGATCGGCACGGGTCTCGGCGGTGGCGAGAAGATCGTCGAGACCTACGACGCGATGAACGAGGGCGGGATCCGCAAGGTGTCCCCGTTGGCCGTTCAGATGGTGATGCCCAACGGCGCGGCCGCGGTCGCCGGCTTGGAGCTGGGCGCCCGCGCCGGGGTCATCACCCCGGTGTCGGCGTGCTCGTCAGGGTCGGAGGCCATCGCCCACGGGTGGCGTCAGATCGTCATGGGTGACGCGGATTTCGCCGTCGTCGGCGGTGTCGAAGGCACCATCGAGGCCCTGCCGATCGCCGCGTTCTCGATGATGCGCGCCATGTCGACGCGCAACGACGACCCCACCGGGGCGTCGCGCCCGTTCGACAAGGATCGGGACGGGTTCGTGTTCGGCGAGGCCGGAGCGATGATGATCATCGAGACCGAGGAGCATGCCCTGGCTCGTGGCGCCAAGCCGCTGGCCCGCCTGATGGGTGCCGGCATCACCTCCGACGCCTTCCACATGGTGGCCCCGGCGGAAAACGGCATGCGGGCAGCTGCCGCGATGAAGCGGGCGATGGAGACCGCCGGACTGGATCCGAAGGACATCGACCACATCAACGCGCACGGCACGGCCACCCCGATCGGTGACACCGCGGAGGCCACCGCCATCCGGGTCGCCGGGTGCGAGCAGGCCGCGGTGTACGCACCGAAGTCGTCGCTGGGACATTCCATCGGCGCGGTGGGCGCCCTGGAATCCATCCTGACGGTCCTCGCACTGCGCGACGGCGTGATTCCGCCGACGCTGAACTACGAGACACCCGATCCGGCGATCGATCTCGATGTCGTCGCGGGCGAACCTCGTTACGGCGAGTACCAGTACGCGATCAACAACTCCTTCGGGTTCGGCGGGCACAACGTCGCGTTGGCCTTCGGCAAGTATTGA
- a CDS encoding DUF3052 domain-containing protein — MVAADDAANYARSLGIQKDQVVQELGWDEDTDDDIRADVEDASGGELLDEDADEVIDVVLLWWRDDDGDLVDALMDAITPLADDGVIWVLTPKTGKPGHVLPAEIAESAPTAGLMQTSSANLGDWIGSRLVQPKSAKAPRR, encoded by the coding sequence GTGGTCGCGGCGGACGACGCAGCGAACTACGCCCGCAGTTTGGGCATCCAAAAAGACCAGGTTGTCCAGGAGTTGGGCTGGGACGAGGACACCGACGACGACATCCGCGCCGATGTCGAGGATGCCAGCGGTGGCGAGCTCCTCGACGAGGATGCTGATGAGGTCATCGACGTCGTGCTGCTGTGGTGGCGTGATGACGACGGTGACCTGGTGGACGCCCTCATGGACGCCATCACACCCCTGGCCGACGACGGCGTGATCTGGGTGCTGACACCCAAGACCGGCAAACCCGGACATGTGCTGCCGGCCGAGATCGCCGAATCGGCGCCCACCGCCGGACTGATGCAGACGTCCTCGGCGAATCTGGGTGACTGGATCGGCAGCCGGCTGGTGCAGCCCAAGTCCGCGAAGGCACCTCGTCGTTGA
- a CDS encoding peroxiredoxin produces the protein MLPIGSAAPDFSLKDQNGRAVSLGAYRGSKNVLLVFFPLAFTGICQGELDAIRDNLARYENDSTAVLALSVGPPPTHKVWATQSHFTFPVLSDFWPHGAVAQSYGVFNDVAGVPNRGTFVVDRSGTIVFAEMKQPGEPRDQGLWVDALAALSS, from the coding sequence ATGCTTCCCATCGGGAGCGCGGCGCCAGACTTCAGTCTCAAGGACCAGAACGGGCGTGCTGTCAGCCTCGGCGCCTACCGGGGGTCCAAGAACGTCCTGCTGGTGTTCTTCCCGTTGGCGTTCACCGGAATCTGTCAGGGTGAGCTGGACGCCATCCGCGACAACCTGGCGCGCTACGAGAATGACTCCACCGCCGTGCTGGCGCTGTCCGTCGGGCCGCCGCCGACGCACAAGGTCTGGGCCACGCAGAGCCACTTCACGTTCCCGGTACTGTCCGATTTCTGGCCGCACGGCGCCGTCGCGCAGTCCTACGGCGTGTTCAACGACGTGGCGGGCGTGCCCAACCGCGGCACCTTCGTGGTCGACCGGTCAGGGACGATCGTCTTCGCGGAGATGAAGCAGCCCGGTGAGCCGCGCGATCAGGGGCTGTGGGTGGACGCGCTGGCTGCCCTGTCGTCGTGA
- a CDS encoding heavy-metal-associated domain-containing protein gives MSTTINVAVAGMTCGHCASSVSKEIRGIEGVTEVEVNVDTGEVAICADRDLDAAAIDAAVQKAGYSLAG, from the coding sequence GTGAGCACCACCATCAATGTCGCCGTGGCGGGCATGACCTGCGGCCACTGCGCTTCGTCGGTCAGCAAGGAAATCCGAGGCATCGAGGGAGTCACCGAGGTGGAAGTCAACGTTGACACTGGCGAGGTCGCCATCTGCGCTGATCGCGACCTAGACGCCGCCGCCATCGACGCCGCGGTCCAGAAGGCCGGGTACAGCCTGGCGGGCTGA